The DNA window GAGGCGGGAGCACAGTCACTGGTGGTGGCGGTGGAAGTCCAGCCGATGAATTAGATCATCGGTTAAGAGAAAACTTAGAACGTTTCTACAAAGACATGGGCGGAAAAATGGAGAAGCTGAGAAAAGAACGCAAATGGGAAGAAATTCATGTAGTCGGCGAAGCCGAACATGCTAAGTCATTTGCTAAAACACTTCAACAAAAACCGAAAAGCTGTGTCTATAAAAACTTGATGAATAATGATTCTGGGAAAATTCTACACGAAGTATTCGAAGTATAAATAAACCACCTCAGCAAAGTTGCTGAGGTGGTTTATTTAGGTTTAGGGCAAAATGTGCACGTATTAAAAGATGGCATTTCTTTGTACAAGCAACAGGTTTTTCTAAGCGGTTTTGAAACAGCTTGTTGCAAGGAAGTGTCACCGAGTAATTTCGCAAGATAAGAAGTTTTGATTGGCTTCCAATTTTCTTCATTCATAAGCCATTCTAAGTCTGCGGCGACTTTTCGTGGATTTCGGGTTTCTAGATTAGCGTAAAACCACAAGACAGAACCGAGCACGTTTTCCCAGCAAGTGATAGGAGAGATTTTTATGTGTTTTTTAAATTCATCGAGCAACTCGTTTACTTGTCTATGAAGAATGTCATGAAACGCTTGGAACCTCCTGTGTGCGTCAATCGGTTGAAATGTCGACGACTTCGCATGGACCTGTAAAAGAGGAAGCCCATAATTATGAACACGGTCAAATTCTAATTCACGCCAATCGACAGAAAAATACCCGTTATATTGATCGATTAGGCTAAACTGAGCAGTTACGTAAAGAGCATATTGTCGGAAAAAATAAGATACTGCAACGCCGGCGTTGTCAGTTCCACACCAGTGCTTTAATTCTTCGATCATTGTGGGGACATCTTGACTAAGTGGCTGTTGTGGAATGCGGTCTGTTGCAACAGATTGCGTGCTTAGCAAGTATTTGGCTTGTTGCGGGAAAGTCACCATGATTCACCTCTTCAGTTATTATGCTACGTTAAAAGGGAAGAGTTTGCAAAGTCATCAAACAATCTAACAAGAGCTATTCGCCTATTATTTTATTGAGAAGTCGATTAAACTGAGGAAAAGGAGTGAGGAAATGGAATTTTCTATTATAACAATCGACCACGTTCAGGTTGCAGCACCTGCAGGGGAAGAACAAGTTGCAAGAAACTTTTATGCGGAGATTTTGGGAATGCAAGAGATTGAAAAACCAGAAGCGCTAAAAGGTAGAGGAGGTGCCTGGTTCGAGTTTGGTAGTCAGCAATTGCATGTAGGCGTAGAAGAGCCATTTTCACCAGCAAAAAAAGCACATCCAGCATTTCAGGTAGCTGGTTATGAGGAGTTAAAGGAACATTTGTCAGTAAACAAAATTGAATTGAAAGAAAACAATAGCATTCCAGGTGTCGAACGATTTTTTGTTTTTGATCCGTTCGGCAATCGGCTAGAATTTCTGAAATAAAAATGCCAATGCCCGACGTCAGGGCATTGGCATTTTATAAATGGTTTTAGTAGCAGGTAAAATGGTGATTGGAGCCACTGCTATACATAATGATAAATAAGTGCATATCAAAAGCTGCCCGGTAAATAGGCAGCTTTTAGAAAAAATTATACGGTTTGAAGAGCGATTGCTGGACCGAAGAATTCAAAGTGAATTTGTTCTTCTTTCATGCCGAGTGCTTGCAGTTCTTGAATCATGGCTTCCATGAATGGAACAGGTCCACATACATAAACATCACCTGTGATGTCGACGTATTCTTCTAAAACCGTACGTGTAATATAGCCTTGTGGCTGGTCAGAGTAAAACGTTTTATAGCGTGCATCAGTCATAGTCGCAACGTATTTCTGAATATCCTTATCGAAAGCATGCATAGATTCATTGCGTGCAGCGTGAAGGAATGCAGTTGGACGTTCTGGAGTTAACGTAGCCACAGTTTCAAACATGCTCATCATCGGTGTAATGCCGACACCACCACTTACAAATGCGACGGGTGTAGTTTTTTCAGTATCGAGAACGAATTCACCTGCAGGAGCACTAACTTCAAAGCGATCGCCTACATTCATTTCGTCATGAAGATAAACGGAAACGCGGCCGTTTGGATCATTGTCTGCATCGCGTTTAACGGAAATACGGAATTCGTCTGCTTGAGCTGCTTGAGAAAGACTATATTGACGGTTGAACAAATACTGCTCTCCTGGAATTGACATGCGTAAAGAAATATATTGGCCGGGCTGATAAGCAGGAACATCTTTTCCGTCAGCTGGTTTCAAGTAGAAAGAAGTGATACTTTCGCTTTCTTTTTCTTTGCGGACAATTGAAAAGTCTTTAAAGAAACTCCAGCCGTTTTCTTGAGATTCCATTTTTGCATACATTTCTTTTTCAACGCCGATAAAGGCATCTGCAATTACGCCATATGCTTCTGCCCAAGCATTGATGATGTCATCGGTTGCTGCATCGCCCAAAACTTCTTTGATCCCCTTTAATAAGTATTCTCCAACAATCGGATAATGTTCCGGTTTAATTCCCAAACTTACGTGTTTATTAGCAATTTGGACAACTGCTGGAAGAATAGCTTCTAGATTATCGATATGGACGGCTGCAGCATAAACCGTGTTTGCCAATGCAGCCTGCTGACGACCTTTTTTCTGGTTCGCGTGATTAAAAATATTTAAAAGTTCAGGATGCGCTTCGAGCATGTTCTTGTAGAATACAGTCGTGATCGCTGTTCCGTGTTCTTCCAATACCGGTACTGTGGATTTGATGATCGCTCTTGTTTCTTGTGATAACATAATCAATCTCTCCTTTTGTTTTCTATATCTTGACTATACTCCTCTAATTCCTTTAAAGATATATTTAAAATACATCTTTAAAATTTGGACACAACTAATTTCACAGAAAAGTCACAACAAAGAAAAGCGGAAGCGACCATGTAGCTCCGACAGGCATAAGGCAGATCAGCAGTGTGGCGTTCTGTGCCACGCAGTTGAGTTGACTTATGACCCGAGGAGTGGGTCGCTGGAGTCTGGACAAAAAGAAAAGCGGAAGCGACCGTGTAGCTCCGACAGGCACGGGGTGGATTCGACAAACGGCATTTTTTTGGTCGTTAAACTAAAAAAACCCATTAAATGGATATACAGTCGCTATTCATTCAAATACTGTCCGTTTGGCGATGAATACTGTCCAAACCAGGAAAATACTGTCCAAATCCATCAAAATACTTCATATTTCACCTAAACACTTCTCTACGCATAAAAAAAGTCCAGCATAAGCTGGACTGGAATGCATTTATTCACTATTCGTATTTAAATCCATAGCAGGCCCAAAAAATTCGTAGTGAATCTGTTCTTCTGGAATGCCCATGCGATGTAATTCACGAATCATAATCTCCATAAATAGCGCGGGTCCACAAACATAGACATCACTTGCGGGATCGACATATTCCTCAAGCATTTCCCGGGTAATAAAGCCGTTGGGTTCATCTGAATAAACAGCTTTATAGCGAGCATCGGCCATCATCTTAGCGTATACTTGAATGTCATTATCAAATGCTTGCTGCAGTGGATTACGAGCGCCATGTAAGAAGGTGGTCGGACGCTCTGGTGTAGATTTTGCAACTGTTTCAAACATACTCATCATCGGCGTGATGCCAACACCGCCACTGATAAATGCGACCGGAGATACCTTCGTCATGTCGAGGACAAAGACTCCGGCTGGAGCACTAATTTCAACGTGATCACCTTCATTGACACCGCTGTGCAAGTAGTTAGAAACGACGCCATTTGGATCGTTGTCATTTTCACTCTTTACCGAGATACGGAATTCATCTGATTTCGGTGCTTGAGAAAGGCTATATTGTCGAATAACTAAAAACTCTTCACCAGGCATAGAAAGCCGTATCGAAATATACTGACCGGGTGTATAAGGCGGTACGTCAGATCCATCTGCAGGTTTCATGTAAAAGGAAGTGATGACTTCACTTTCTTTTACTTTACGTGTCACAATAAAATCTTTAAAGAAAATCCAGCTATTTTCCTGCTCTGCCGTTTGTTTATACATGTCTTTTTCAACGCCGATAAAGGCGTCCGCAATAACGTCATAAGCCTCAGCCCAAGCTTCAAGTATGTCATCAGTTGCAGCATCCCCGAGTACTTCCTTCATAGCTTTTAATAAGTATTCGCCAACAATTGGGTAATGTTCAGGCAAGACACCGACACTCACGTGTTTATGAGCAATTTGAACAACTGCCGGAAGAATTTCCTCGAGGTTATCGATATTAACGGCTGCTGCGTGAACCGCATTAGCTAGTGCTGCTTGTTGACGACCTTGCGCTTGGTTTGCTTGATTGAAAATATTCAATAATTCAGGATGTGCCACAAAAAGGTTTTCATAAAATCGAGTAGTAATTGCCATACCATATTCCTCTAAAACGGGTACAGTCGACTTAACAATTGACCGAGTTTGTTCTGATAACATAGTAAACACTCCTT is part of the Planococcus kocurii genome and encodes:
- a CDS encoding VOC family protein; the encoded protein is MEFSIITIDHVQVAAPAGEEQVARNFYAEILGMQEIEKPEALKGRGGAWFEFGSQQLHVGVEEPFSPAKKAHPAFQVAGYEELKEHLSVNKIELKENNSIPGVERFFVFDPFGNRLEFLK
- the hmpA gene encoding NO-inducible flavohemoprotein; this encodes MLSEQTRSIVKSTVPVLEEYGMAITTRFYENLFVAHPELLNIFNQANQAQGRQQAALANAVHAAAVNIDNLEEILPAVVQIAHKHVSVGVLPEHYPIVGEYLLKAMKEVLGDAATDDILEAWAEAYDVIADAFIGVEKDMYKQTAEQENSWIFFKDFIVTRKVKESEVITSFYMKPADGSDVPPYTPGQYISIRLSMPGEEFLVIRQYSLSQAPKSDEFRISVKSENDNDPNGVVSNYLHSGVNEGDHVEISAPAGVFVLDMTKVSPVAFISGGVGITPMMSMFETVAKSTPERPTTFLHGARNPLQQAFDNDIQVYAKMMADARYKAVYSDEPNGFITREMLEEYVDPASDVYVCGPALFMEIMIRELHRMGIPEEQIHYEFFGPAMDLNTNSE